cggcagctcgtctccctctgctggcggaggcgggaacggcagctcgtctccctctgctggcggaggcgggaacggcagctcgtctccctctgctggcggaggcgggaacggcagctcgtctccctctgctggcggaggcgggaacggcagctcgtctccctctgctggcggaggcggaaacggcaactcgtctccctctgctggcggaggcaggaacggcaactcgtctccctctgctggcggaggcgggaacagcctatattcttcccctacaggtcccttcagccctaggcctgtgggcttccccttctcgggccgtggacgcaccgactcctcccgctcgggccgtggacgcatcgactcctcccgctcgggccgtggacgcaccgactcctcccgctcgggctcctcccccttgggctgtggacgttcggactcctccctctcgggctgtggacgttcgggctcctccctctcgggctgtggacattcgggctccccctctctgggcgacggcagcggctccccctctctgggcgacggcagcggcccccattctggctctcgggacggcagctcctccccttctggctctcgggacggcagctcctccccttctggctctcgggacggcagctcctccccttctggctctcgggacggcagctcctccccttctggctctcgggacggcagctcctccccttctggctctcgggacggcagctcctccccttctggctctcgggacgccggctccttcccttctggctctcgggacagcggctcctccccttctggctctcgggacggcagctcctccccttctggctctcgggacggcagctcctccccttctggctctcgggacggcagctcctccccttctggctctcgggacggcagctcctccccttctggctctcgggacggcagctcctccccttctggctctcgggacggcagctcctccccttctggctctcgggacggcagctcctccccttctggctctcgggacagcggctcctccccttctggctctcgggacagcggctcctccccttctggctctcgggacagcggctcctccccttctggctctcgggacagcggctcacccctctctggctctcgggacagcggctcacccctctctggctctcgggacaacggctcacccctctctggctctcgggacaacaactcacccctctctggctctcgggacgacagctccaccttctttattggaatgattggggcatctcccatatctaccgccaggtaattaacgaccatcaaggccagctctgcgaaggacgccgggtgatgctgttcctcccacttttcccacctccccccatctcgacgccacagcgtgttgataactatggggaggtcgtggaagaggtccgcctcagggtgcatcaaccagtcccagatttcctgggatggtggtgaaggcggtgatgtaggaagtggtggggtggctgccgaggacggggtttgcagctgctcctggtcccgattgtgggggcatcctgcccagttgtggccatccgcctcacagcgcccacaccagtcagctggtagcccatctggacaggacctccaccgatgatcctccttcccgcaccaggagcaccaggggaaaagactggctgggtcctccagctggggtggctgttgttgcagcagcctacatttcttcggctgctgcttctcctgcctttgccgctgtctgctcttccccattttccaaaaaaaaaaaaaactcccaaaattcaagaaaaaaaaaattaccgctctgagcctccaggtggcgctatcccacttctgacaccaactgtgacaggatggaccgaggtttgagactcagagacagtataaagttcaaaaataaagtttttaataaacacaaatacaaaataaaccagcacgagggccaaacaaaaagatttcaaacacaaaataccaacacaaatcaaaaacttacaaaataaagtttccaggctgggcgttgccttcactggaacagaaaaacagcacatacaaacacactcttgcttctagaactctccttcaactctctctcctagccagggcctctcccctggcttttatcccctgtggctggagcccaattaatcaataattgctaattagtcaattagggctccagccacattctcacatgtttttctggcagggaggaattttaaccccctccctgccagtcccaacattgatcataaagacggggcagtaccccgtcacagtaaCATACTTAACAATTTTtctctttagtttttttgtttacttttctgAAGCTCTTTGAAATCTCATGGCATGATTTCCgctatatacattttaataacatttttttttaagtataataataaataattaacaacatAAGAATAATAACATTCtggtgtttgttaaaaaaaaacataatattggGTCTCCAAAGGTTCTCTCATCTTTTCAACAGAAGTTTATGATTTTGACCCTCATGTGTCCATGACGTCTTTTCCGCTATCCGTTAGGAAGGGGGTGAGAGATGCAAGCACAGTGCCTCTTTACACATAGCTCCCACAGAGAGGTGCTCCCCATTCCTGACTTATATACACCGTACGTTTCTACTCTGTGATAAACAAAACATCAATATTTTagcaaaaatatacatttcttaATCTGCACTCTACTTTTACTACAGAAAATGTTAAGAGCATAATAACACAGCAAGTCCTGTCTCCATTGAAACGTAAACTTTTCAGAGTGCGCAGATCTTGCACTCACAATGTCTATGACAAAACGTAAAAGCCACAACACATTCTATATAAACACGTTAATATCAGCTTTTtgtcagttttacatttttttgtttatttttctaagaGTTCGGCGGCTACTTCTGATCATGGTGAGAGTTTATTTCTCTTGCTGGGCTGACAGGAGCCTGACACAAGAAATACACTTAGAAACACACAGTAAAAACACTACAGACACTGGCATCTGCATTGCCCGCACTTGCTCTTCCCTTGCTGTGTCCAAGCTGCAGTAGGATGCATCCCCGCAGTCCTTACCTGATGTGATGGGTTCCTTCCCGCTGTCCCAGGTCACTGCCGGGATCTGCAATCACCCCGGTCTCCTCCAGCAGTCTCAGACAGTAGAACAGGTCCGGAGCCAGGCCCTGGgcctggggagaggagaggagaggaggaagaggatgagTGTAATGGCTTGGCATCATTCAATAAAAggagaggcaagggctggacgcaaACCGCtaaccatacggttcaaagatgAACGTCTTACAATTCAACTAAACAGCTAGCTTAGTAGTCAAGAGGCAAGTACTGTCCGTGTCTTTAGCAGATGTCAGTAttgttaactcatcagccgctaggaggagatccatccCTGGAGGATGCCttgctaacaaaatcattccatgAATCGTACCTGCAGTGCACTTCCATTTGTTATTGGCATCGCAAATGTGCAGTTCAGAAAGAAACACACGTTACTTTTTCAAATGTGGTAAATGACGCTGCACTTAATTAAAGCAATTATTATAAATATGTTGGCTGGCCTAGCATGTTCCTGGCtgataggggaagcagctatctGGTTATTGACAACCAATCAGCAATACTCTCTGAAAGCATTAGAACCGGCTCCTttataccagatatcatgttttaaaataattgtgtgtttctttccaaactgctcATTTGACTCCTATATATATGGAATGGAAGGTGCAACAGGTAAGAGTTATAGAATAATTTTGTCAGCTGCAGCGCAGTCACTTTACCACAGCTTGCCTTGTGTTTCCTCCCCCGTGGTTCGTACCTGGGCCCGCTGCACAGCGCGGGAGGGCATGTGGATCCTGGGAAAGCAGTACATGGCTGCCTGCACCGGGACGCAGCTGATCCCAGGCACAGAGTTGAGAGTCTGCTCTGCCAGCCAGGCATTGCGAGCCAGCGTGTCGAGACTGGCCTGGCGCTCCTGCAGAAGAAACAACAGCACCAGCAGTGACTGGAAGAGGCTGGGATATTTTAAAAACTCAAGAGTGTCCCAAACACATCAAACAAACAATCGTCTAAAACAATCATCCTtggaaatactacaagaaacaaaataagttcagtgacaaacgtttccactcgGTGTCTTccacgttttgactagaagtctttctcgatGTGTCAGAACCTGTTTCAGTCCATGAGGCTCAATAAGCACCTGGGCAAACACGGCGTATGGGACTGAGCTACGAAGATAGGCAGATAGGTTGATAGGTTGAAGGAaatgaatctatttagcctgaaACAAAGAACCATATTTGATTGAAATTTTCAGAATCGTAAATAGAGTTGACAAAGGTAAACCTAACCATGATTTCAAgctcagcacagaaaccaggaccagaggacagttgGAAATTAGGTGGACAAACTGAGGACAGAGGATAAGGAGACACTTGTTCACACGGGGaggggtgagggtatggaatgggtttctgTGCTCTGTTTGAAGTGAGGCCTCACTGCTGTGAAGGAGGGGTACGAGGGCTCCCCGGGGaggggtgagggtatggaatgggtttctgTGCTCTGTTTGAAGTGAGGCCTCACCGCTGTGAAGGAGGGGTACGAGGGCTCCCCGGGGaggggtgagggtatggaatgggtttctgTGCTCTGTTTGAAGTGAGGCCTCACCACTGTGAAGGAGGGGTACGAGGGCTCCCCGGGGaggggtgagggtatggaatgggtttctgTGCTCTGTTTGAAGTGAGGCCTCACCACTGTGAAGGAGGGGTACGAGGGCTCCCCGGGGaggggtgagggtatggaatgggtttctgTGCTCTGTTTGAAGTGAGGCCTCACCGCTGTGAAGGAGGGGTACGAGGTCTCCCCGGGGAGGGGTGGGTTCATCAGGGTGTCCAGGATGATCTGcccgggggtgggggggcagcaCTCCACCGAGTTCACCTGCTGAGCATACCTCCGCACCTGGGAGTCCAGGTTCACAAACTCCAGGTAACCACAGCGGAAACCACACctcagaagagagagagagcgagagagagagaacctggTAATTGTGGAATGAGGTGCAGGGGCTTTACTACCTAATGTGCTAACTTTCAATTGATTCTTTGTTTCTGACCAGCAGCCGGGGCAGAGATATCCAAGATTTTCTATTGTTGACTGTGGAAATCACAACGTGTCatcagctcagctggtcagaaactaCTTATAAACTGAAAGTGGCCAAATCGGCTGtataattaacaggtttcatagTGTTCCAATAAAGACTAACTGAAACCCAGTCAAATATTTACTCTAAAAGGTGAGTTATTCATGACAGCGTTTTGTAAGCCCCTGAAAAGTAGCGAGCCTAGTTATAACCATTAGATTCAGCATTGGAATCAACATCATTTATTGTAACAAACTAATATACAGTTCAGCTTCACTGTATTGGAGAACATACAAAAGCAACATGCCTGTGACTCTGTGATTCTCACACACTTCTCCCCTTTTCCCTGCATGTTCATGTCACTGTGCTTAGTTTCAACACAGTGTGGTACTCACTCCCCCGCAAACCCCTTGGAGATGGAGTTGAAGGAGGTCAGCTCTACACTGTTGAAGTACTCCGGTCCCATCTCGAAAAGAACCTTCTTATAGGAGAGGAATTCACAGTCATCCCTGAAGACATTGTCCTGGTACACCTGCAGGGGGCGACAGACACTCACTAACAGCACTGTTTTCCTCAtgcatttcccatggttatactatatcAGGGATGGCCAAcgctggtcctggagagccgagTTCTCaaatacttaattgaaccaattattttcttaattggtcaacactaacattttatccgggtctttagccattgatgatttaaagacaCCCAggaaaactgcaggattgtggctctccaggaccagggttgttCACCCCTGTACTATatatttaccatagcttaccattgttcgccatgtttttttatttgctttaccacacctctctgtgttctacaatgcttacctctgctttaccatgctttcactgtgctttattacaccttgctgtgCTTTGGGAAATTTTTATAAGGGGAACACAATTTCAGATGAAGACCTTCCTGCACCATTTTTTACTCTACATTTTTTTCCTCTCTTGCAGTTAAATTTAAAAACTGTGAATATGATTTACTCATGATGGTCTATTGTCAACTTTGATGCAGGGAACGTAGGACTGAGAGTCCACAAGGCCAGTGAACTAAGAATCACCATGGTCTGTGAATATCTGGGAAAACAATGCAGACCTGGAAAGGACATATATAAAGGCACCCACAAGCACAGCAGCTGATAGTTCTGCAAGTAATCAGTTTGTGTAATGTAACAATGAGACTGAATGGTACAACAACCACCACTGCTCACCTCGTCCACCATCAGGAAGAGCTTCTCCTCGGCAGCGAATCGGATCACTTCTTCAATGCTCTTCCTGCTCTGGACCTGACCTATCACAGAACAGAAGAGAGCAGGAGTGAAACACAGCTGTTAtccttagattattattattattatttatttcttagcagacgcccttatccagggcgacttacaatttttaccagatatcacattatttttacatacaattacccatttatacagttgggtttttaactggagcaatctaggtaaagtaccttgctcaaggatacagcagcagtgtccccaccagggattgaacccacaaccctctggtcaagagtccagagccctaaccactactccacacaagagAAGTGTCTAAATATTGTTTGTGAGAATATCAATTCTGTTTTATAGCCAAGTACTGCAGACCTAAATGCGATGTATTTTTAAGTTACATTTAACCATGCCTACCGCTGTACTGAGGCTCATGTGGATGGAGACCACAGTAAGGAACAATGTACCCTGAAGTCCTTCAGTCTGATGCTGAAGGGTTTTATGCAATAGGCCACAGGGGGACCGTGGGGAGTTTCCTCTCAGTGGTTGTACACTAGCACACAACTCCCCAGCGTTATCCTGGCACCTGCAAAATACCTGTGGGGTTCCCGGGGTTGATGACATACAGCACTCTGGGGCTGCACTTCTGCCCCCTGGCTGTGCGGAGGGCTCTCTGCAGCTCCTCGATTTCCAGCTCCCAGCCTTGCTCCTCGCTCAGGTGGTATGGCAGGATGACCCCTCCCTGCTCCTGCACAGCGCTGTTGAACCATATGTACGAGGGAACAGGAACCAAGACACCCGTCTTAGAATGACCTTCACTGTGCACCAGCATCTTTAGAACCAGCTGAGACACGGGGAGAGATTGACAGTATAAAGAGCCTGGAGCTTCAAATGTGACAGGAATTTGTATTTTTTGGTCAGTTAATATCACTTAGATGTTTTCTTCACTAGGTATCACTATTGTAGCATTGCAATTATACCTATTAAGCAGTGTGGTCTAgcagttagagctgagggactgggagggaggcagtgtggtctagtggtgagagctgagggactgggagggaggaaggcagtgtggtctagtggtgagttctgagggactgggagggaggaaggcagtgtggtctagtggtgagagctgagggactgggagggaggaaggcagtgtggtctagtggtgagagctgagggactgggagggagaatggcagtgtggtctagtggtgagttctgaaggactgggagggaggaaggcagtgtggtgtagtgacATCAAAATTAAGATAAAGTCCCATTTGCTATTGCTTGACCAGTTGTACTAGGCTGTATCCTTGCAATCGCTTGTCATCCAGTGACTTGATCTTGACAAATGTACACCTCCCTCATAGCGCATGCAGGACACTCTTCTACTCCACAGGAGTGACGGGTAAGAGTAAGAAACCCAGCAGAAACCAGATTCCTGTCTTTCAGTAAGAAAGAACATTAGAAATGTAAAATCGAGGAGGCTCCTAGGCCCTGGACCTGCCTGCAGGGCTCGCTGGGCTCCTCCTGTGATGTAAATATCCCCGGGGTCACAGGGTACCCCCCCGTCTCGCCGCTCGATGTACCGCGACACGCTGTGCCGGACATGAAGTAGTCCACTCGAGTCACAGTACGAACCTGCCAGGGATGGAAGAGAGGTGAGAAAAAAGGTTACAGTTTAACAGGATATAGCAGTGTCTTAAAGGGACAGTTacatcccctctcctctctctctctctcctctcttccctctatttcctctctcctctccactctctcccactcccttctctcctctgcaATTTAATTTAAATGGTCTTTATTGACATGACAAGTCATACCAGTATTGTCAGTGTCAAGgtacagaaatatttaaaacattttcccaGCATTCACTAATGTTGCTTGATTGTATATTTTCCTGGTTTATTGTTTATTCTCATTCTTTCTCATTTATGCCATTTACTGAaacttgaaatgtattaaaaaaaggcTTAGAGCCTGATGCAGCAGAAACTCCACAAGACAGAAAGCTTTTTAGTCGAATCTTACTCACTCGCTAACTGTAATGTCCTCAACCAGCCCCacccacagtcattttgcagttttcccccatgtTTTTTTCCCATAAttctactatgcatttaccttagtttaccatgttttttattaCGCTTTACCACAGTATATCTCAGGGCTTTAAATAATTAgttaagctttcccatgatttcaaagtgctttattacactttgctatgctttcactatgggaaacttttataagtgtgCGCCCAAGCCACTATCCATTGGCTGACTGAATGTTAAGAGTTCAGGAGCCAATTTCACAAGAAATATAAACTATATTGAAAGAAAACAACATGTTCATCTTTAAATTATTTAGCGCTAGTTTCTGCAGAACAGAACAGGCAGAAACACATGTTAGCAACTAGCAAGTACTCTGACAAGTGCTCGTGTAGCCCCAGGATCCAATGGGATGCCCAGCCCCCAGTGGGTCGTCACCTATGCTTCCCCCGTCGCACTTCTGCAGCAGTATCTTTGCTCGTGACTTCACATCGTCAGGAAGCTGCTCACTGTCCAGGAGCTCAGGGTAGAAACAGGCAGCCATGACCTGACAAGATGGATTTCCAGGTCTAAATCAGTATTTTAAAACTGATCTGACAGAATGCACAAGTCACTGATAAGTCACTGACACAGTATCAAAAGTTACTCAGATTCTTCAAGCAATTCCCTTTATCGTGTTTTTTGTCAGCAAGTATTCAATTTGCCCTCATCTATACAATTATCATATCCCAATGACTGGCAATGAATTTCTGCATTGAGTGATTGACGAGGTAATTGTTCTGATTGGATTATCACCAGTGTTCTATACTGGGAGTTGATTTGGTATATTGAGTTTAAATCAGGAGGTCAAAATGTTGTTTAAGAGGTTTGATTCAATTTTAATGaatacctaacaacttaaaaCAGGTTAAAAGGTATTTACTCAGGAAATCCGAGTAGCTGCACAGCCCTAGTACATATCACTCTTTATACAGATGATCTGTGTTTGTATGTCCCTTCTTTATGTGTTTACCTGACGAATGAAGGTGATTGGTTTCATTCCCATTGCGTGTCCGTCCCCGTAGTCAACTGAGATCACCTCCTTGAAGGGCTTCGGCACCCCCTACCAGACAATCAGACAGAATTATCAACGACTCCTCACACCTCTGTGCACCACAAggacctctcctctcctcctttctctttactctctcatctcctccttcccctcacctcctctcctctcctaccATCACTTTTccattcctctctcctctcctctcacccttctcttctccccttctctcccaGTCCCTGAGCTCTAACCATGAGGCCAGGGTAGTACCAgctagcatgttttaaaatgaaaatacaaatgcctgttaaaacatgtgtttctttcaaaactgcacatctgagaacTAAAAAGTGACAGATGTGCATGGCAGGGAAGCGTTCTGGAACTATTTCATGAGCttcaattactttaaaagaatGAGCTATGAATATAGGTTGAGtgtattctttatatatttatctgagaAAAGACTTGTTTTCCTGACAAATTTACTTCCAATATAAATTTCTATTTGTAAAAATatagtatataattcaatatgttaatgtaacattattcaacaggtttcagtcaactttttgaagcaaaactagttaattctatagggtgatgcaaaacttttggccatagctgtatattgtaATATACCACAATAGATTACCAAAATATATgataacatgtattaaaatatattcagtttccatttgatatatttttaaaaatatgttaaccATATAGTTAATTTGCCTGCTCACCCCTCCTCACCCTGCCTCACTCACCTGCTGCAGCTCCTGTGTGATCTCAGCTGCTCTGCTGAACAGGACTCCTTTAGCAGGAAGCTTCATGTTTCTGATGGTGGGGTTCACTTCCAGCAGAGTTACAGTTTTCCGCTGAGCTGCCATCACTGAGTCTCTGACCAGATAGCACAGCTCAGCACATTAAAACATAAGGGGACGgcgaacaaaaacaaaatgccttTTGAAGCTTTATACCCTTTGATTTTCTTTTCtcaattttaaataaacttccAACCTGATTTACAGATGatttacagaaataatatttGAAAACAGATAAAGCATAGGTAATATCCAgaggtaaagtaaagcacaaaacaaagcaaaacaaaaaaacgtggggagaaaaaaatagcataagcatgagaaaactgcaaaatgaccatgataatttacagtggtaaacttttagaagggttatATCTGACCTCTTAGTCTAATTACATTTCCAAAACAAAAGGAAGTGTCCAATAAACAGGCAATTACCCCTCTGCCTCAGTCAAGCAGGATAAACTGGTTAAACTGTTAAACTGGACCGATTCGCTACATTCCTTCTCTTTCCCTGCAGTGTGTTATGAAATCATGTGACTGTGTGAATGGGTTGGAAGCCGAGTGACAGGGCAGCACAGCTCTCCAGCTGGAAGCAGCCAGTGTCAAGACAAGAGTAATAGAGAACGAGAGAGCAGAGGAATACTGAAGAGGACTGGAGAGAACCCCTctctgtccctcagctctaaccactagaccacattgCCTCCCTTACTCCCAgtttctcagctctaaccacttgaCCACATTGCCTCCTTTACTCCCAGTCCCTCTGTCCCAACCACTAGACCACATTGCCTTCCTTACTCCCAGTCCCTAGGTTCTAACCACGAGATCACATTACCTCCCTTACTCctagcccctcagctctaaccaatagaccacactgcctcccctctAGTCCCTTAACTCTAACTCCTAGAGCTCATTGCCTCGTCCCAGTCTCTTAGCTCTGACCACTAGACCACACGGCCTCCCTCCCGGTCTCTTAGCTCTGACCACTAGATCACACGGCCTCCCTCCCGGTCTCTTAGCTCTGACCACTAGATCACACGGCCTCCCTCCCGGTCTCTTAGCTCTGACCACTAGACCACACGGCCTCCCTACCGGTCTCTTAGCTCTGACCACTAGACCACACGACCTCCCTACTGGTCTCTTAGCTCTAATGCCCTGCCCCTACCTGGTTCCTCACTGAACTCCTGGTCTGTCCTTGCAagagtgtcctcagctcactgtcTTTTGCATGCTCAGttttctctgcctgtgtttttcAAAGCCAGTCTCTGGTCGCAGTTAAGCTTGGAGGAGTTCCTATAAACTCAAGTTTAAGGCATGTACAAGGTCTTTATTAACCGGTTACAGATTAACTTAAAGTTTCACCCATGAAACACAAAGGAAAACGAAGCTGTGCATGAAATGTCCAAGGGTTAGGATACTAGATAAGCACAAGTCGTAATCCAGCAATCTTGCCAGTAGGGGGACACAGCCGTAGCAGGGCTCAGTATCGATAAGCAGAGTAGTGTTGTTTTGTCACTGTTTCTGATTCACTGGGTCAAACTGAATTaacttttaatggaaaaaaaaaaaatcccatataAAAGTGGTTATAGTTTAACAaagggattacattttttttacctgTTGTGCACATCCATTCGCTACAGCATAAAGGTCTCAAATGCATGGAACTATTAAGCAAACATGATAAGGCACATTTTGTGTTTAGACTAGAATAaatagaatttttttattgtacaaatTTAAATTTTCTAAAAAGTGAATTGATTGAGCCCACTGCACTCCACTTGTTTTAGCTTCTGCTAAAGCAATGAATGTACACACCAAATAATAGGATTTATTTCAACTGtgatacaaacacaaaacacgaaAGCAGTGAACACTGATCAATATTCCACTGGGTTTACAAAGAAGAGATTGCTGCTGTT
The Acipenser ruthenus chromosome 3, fAciRut3.2 maternal haplotype, whole genome shotgun sequence genome window above contains:
- the LOC117394880 gene encoding alanine aminotransferase 2-like, with the protein product MAAQRKTVTLLEVNPTIRNMKLPAKGVLFSRAAEITQELQQGVPKPFKEVISVDYGDGHAMGMKPITFIRQVMAACFYPELLDSEQLPDDVKSRAKILLQKCDGGSIGSYCDSSGLLHVRHSVSRYIERRDGGVPCDPGDIYITGGAQRALQLVLKMLVHSEGHSKTGVLVPVPSYIWFNSAVQEQGGVILPYHLSEEQGWELEIEELQRALRTARGQKCSPRVLYVINPGNPTGQVQSRKSIEEVIRFAAEEKLFLMVDEVYQDNVFRDDCEFLSYKKVLFEMGPEYFNSVELTSFNSISKGFAGECGFRCGYLEFVNLDSQVRRYAQQVNSVECCPPTPGQIILDTLMNPPLPGETSYPSFTAERQASLDTLARNAWLAEQTLNSVPGISCVPVQAAMYCFPRIHMPSRAVQRAQAQGLAPDLFYCLRLLEETGVIADPGSDLGQREGTHHIRFCILILTETLQVVLSSLKSFHLKFMQEFS